The genomic interval TGGCTGCGCAACAATCCATACGTCGACATCGCTGATCAGATCGATCAGGTGATGCTCAAGTGGCGGGCTGAGGGCAAGGCCACGCGCCGTAACTGGCGGCAGATCCTTGCTGGCTGGGCCGACGGTCGCCCCCGCATTGCAGGAACATCACGTTCCCGGTCCTGCGCGCAGCACGGGCTTCGACAAGGGCTTCCGCCGGACGTTCCGGGAGTACTTTGCCGCAATCCCGAGGAAGAACCGCCGCCCATCCGAGTCAGTCCGCGCTGGAAGCCGAAATGCCGCCGNNNNNNNNNNTGACCATCCGCGTCTCTAAAGGTATCGCCGCTGTCCCCGCCCTCAGAAGGAAGTGGTGAAGGTCATTGCAGCATCTTGGTCAATCGCTCGCACAATAACGCCGCACTGGGCCGGTCGTGCGGATCGTGGCGGGTGCACTCCTCAAGCAGCTCGTCCAGTTTCGCTCCGCATTCCAGATCGACATACGAGCTGATGCGAAGCCCCTCGACGGAGGCGCGTTGCTCGCCCGGGGGTGGATACGTTTGGCCGGAGAGAAGAACCCACACCGTCTTCGCGAGCGAATAGATGTCTGCCGGTCTGCCGTCAGCCGTATCGGGAGAGGTGAGCATCTCCGGCGCGATGTAGAACATCGGACCGAGCTTGCGACCGGCTTCCGTGAGCGCCTCCTTTCCAGGGAACGACGCGATCCCAAAATCAGCCAGAACCCAACTGCCATCAAGGAGGTAGATGTTGTCAGGTTTGATGTCGCGATGACTGATGCCAGACCCATGCAGGCTCGTTAACGTTTCAAGAACTTGAATGGTTCCTGTAAACACGAAAAGCGGGTCGTCTTCATCGAGCGCCGACATGATTGGCTTCGCAATGGGCATGGCCAGCCAGGGCATGTGCCCCTCGTCGTTTGCCCCCGCAATCAGCGGCATGACACCCTTCGTGCCGTTCAGTTTGCCCATGAGTGTCAGCTCGCCCGCGAAGCGCCGCAACGAATTCCGTCCTCCGTTCGGAATCTTCACGGCCGCGTCAGGAACGGTATCTGATGTGGCACTCCAAACCTCCGAGTTTCCGCCGCGACCCAGACGGGCCAGCAACTTCCACGGCCCTACCCGATCGCCTGCGTTCAGCCGGTTACGTTTCGGCTCTGGATCAGGTGGGAGTGCCGCGAAATGCGCCTCAAGCTCAGCAAGAGGTCCGCTGGAGATCGAGTACTCCTTAGAGAACTTGTTCCTAGAGCCACACTTCCCGATCAACGCGGCGAGTTCTGTCGTAGCCCGAGTCCGGCCGACAACTTCACCCCACATCTGCAGGAGCACGTTTCTCGTGCGGCCGTGCCAATACGAGCCCGGCCGATAACGGCTCGAAATTTCGGCAAACGCCGTTTCAAGAGCCCAGTTGGGGTCAATGTTCATGGTCACCGCTGGTGAACATTCAAGCCAGGTCCCTGCAGTACGTTGATGCCGCGGTTGCCGAAGCGGTCCTCCGGGGGCTCGGCAAATGCGGAGGGATCAAACCAGCGATCGACGGTGCGCTGCCCGCGGGGATGGTTCCCGTCCGCGATCCGG from Luteitalea sp. carries:
- a CDS encoding protein kinase, coding for MTMNIDPNWALETAFAEISSRYRPGSYWHGRTRNVLLQMWGEVVGRTRATTELAALIGKCGSRNKFSKEYSISSGPLAELEAHFAALPPDPEPKRNRLNAGDRVGPWKLLARLGRGGNSEVWSATSDTVPDAAVKIPNGGRNSLRRFAGELTLMGKLNGTKGVMPLIAGANDEGHMPWLAMPIAKPIMSALDEDDPLFVFTGTIQVLETLTSLHGSGISHRDIKPDNIYLLDGSWVLADFGIASFPGKEALTEAGRKLGPMFYIAPEMLTSPDTADGRPADIYSLAKTVWVLLSGQTYPPPGEQRASVEGLRISSYVDLECGAKLDELLEECTRHDPHDRPSAALLCERLTKMLQ